One region of Gossypium raimondii isolate GPD5lz chromosome 6, ASM2569854v1, whole genome shotgun sequence genomic DNA includes:
- the LOC105772329 gene encoding uncharacterized protein LOC105772329, translating to MGRTKIWAIFKRLLKKESWKWKHVLGSAFKWKRLHIHHFSFIDDLLFKIASIFEAIFLVSTLCFFYLCCGCQI from the coding sequence atgGGAAGAACAAAGATATGGGCAATATTCAAAAGGCTACTCAAGAAAGAATCATGGAAGTGGAAGCACGTTTTAGGGTCAGCTTTCAAGTGGAAGAGACTACACATTCATCACTTTTCTTTCATTGACGATTTGCTTTTCAAAATTGCTTCCATCTTCGAAGCGATTTTCTTGGTTTCTACTCTCTGTTTCTTCTATCTTTGTTGTGGATGTCAAATTTGA
- the LOC105771610 gene encoding glucan endo-1,3-beta-glucosidase, producing MHHASFAMNLYYQANGRHLADCNFINSGLVSLIDPSYGNCSFHSGGGLADEEPSETWCVAKPGTSDELLQLNINFACNLVDCNATHSGGVCYYPATLINHASYAMNLYYQITGRKKSNCNFRETSLIVSSDPSYGNCSYPCFTVQ from the exons ATGCACCATGCTTCGTTTGCTATGAATTTGTATTATCAAGCCAATGGCAGGCACCTTGCtgattgtaattttataaactcGGGTTTGGTTTCGTTGATTGATCCAA GTTATGGTAACTGCAGTTTTCATAGTG GTGGAGGTCTAGCAGACGAAGAACCATCG GAAACTTGGTGTGTGGCAAAGCCAGGAACAAGTGATGAGCTACTACAGTTGAACATAAACTTTGCCTGTAACCTGGTGGATTGCAACGCCACTCATTCCGGCGGCGTTTGCTATTATCCAGCAACACTCATTAACCATGCATCGTACGCCATGAATCTTTACTACCAGATCACCGGGCGGAAGAAATCGAACTGTAATTTCAGGGAAACCAGCCTGATTGTCTCAAGTGATCCAA gTTATGGGAACTGTTCCTACCCTTGTTTCACAGTgcagtga
- the LOC105771630 gene encoding cation/H(+) antiporter 15, producing the protein MEQPQKLGGNENRCFVLNITNYNGIWQGQNPFVEALPIFITQLAAILIVTRFFYHLFKPLHQPRIVSDILGGILLGPSALGKIVYFSDLFPKRNVVTVETLAYMALFLHMFLVGLELDLTAVGRISKKAKILTISGLLFPFVVGVAFFYSWLESFDQYRIQVHNIGCGFLWAASLTVTSFPAIGRILCDLKLLNSEIGRLTMPIALISDLGSWILVVILIPFCDNPANALYVILVTIVYVVASFYLIRPFLGWMVHFTSDGNNNYSDCYLCFALVGVVLSAFTTDITGTHPIVGSFVFGLIMPNDIALVLMDRFGYFISGLLMPVFFSVAGLRVDIFKITKWSLVFVVVPLLFTVKILSFLPISLFTNIHSKDSFALGLLMTTKGIWAILVCITALDKGVLHAGDYAVTVISILLMNSIIAPTIATLYKRTNLFIKYNSRTIQEARNKTELRILVCIHSYCNVPGILKLLEISHGSRHNQLTVFALHLVDLADQPSSVLIVHDSHSPRFEETKANGAHHDYDSSETDQIVTAFNEFEKTNDNVSVQSLTTLSPFTAMHGDICSLAEDKFVALLILPFHKHATTEQSLEEIISSFPNINQNVLDNAPCSVGIFIDRGFEVTNGSDPDYGVHEIAMVFIGGVDDCEALSYAWRMARKPGVLLTVIRLLETDSRDQRKSNELDDDCINDFRIQTSNDDFIIYEEKIVNDGEELIEALKEMENKFELFIVGRRDGLDSPITSELLDRIDYLELGIIGDLLAASDSDTSSILVVQQFVNLIDNKVIEDLIGTQWLSMDRTAMNFGSRRLLMATSNTLWMYSEQKLKEMHHVDEGDVDDGDGVNP; encoded by the exons ATGGAGCAACCACAAAAATTGGGCGGCAATGAGAATCGGTGTTTCGTTTTGAACATCACCAATTACAATGGAATTTGGCAAGGACAAAACCCTTTCGTCGAAGCTCTCCCTATCTTCATCACTCAACTCGCTGCCATCTTAATCGTCACTCGCTTCTTTTACCACCTTTTCAAACCCTTACATCAACCTCGTATCGTTTCTGATATTCTT GGTGGAATATTGTTAGGTCCATCTGCATTAGGGAAGATAGTGTACTTCTCAGATTTGTTTCCGAAAAGAAATGTTGTTACAGTGGAAACCTTGGCATACATGGCCCTTTTTCTTCACATGTTCTTAGTTGGCTTAGAGCTCGATTTAACTGCCGTTGGTCGGATAAGCAAAAAGGCCAAAATCCTCACTATATCTGGCCTTCTCTTTCCCTTCGTCGTTGGGGTTGCCTTTTTTTATTCATGGCTTGAATCCTTCGATCAATATCGGATTCAAGTTCACAATATTGGATGTGGTTTTCTATGGGCTGCCTCGTTAACCGTCACGAGTTTCCCGGCGATTGGCCGGATTCTATGTGACCTCAAGCTACTCAACTCCGAAATCGGTCGACTGACGATGCCAATCGCCCTCATCAGCGACTTGGGTTCGTGGATTCTTGTCGTTATTTTGATCCCATTTTGTGATAACCCTGCTAATGCACTATATGTCATCCTTGTGACAATAGTCTACGTAGTGGCCTCTTTTTACCTCATTCGTCCATTCCTCGGATGGATGGTTCATTTCACATCCGATGGCAACAACAACTATAGTGATTGCTACTTGTGTTTCGCCCTCGTCGGAGTTGTCTTAAGCGCGTTCACGACCGACATTACCGGCACTCACCCCATCGTCGGATCGTTCGTCTTTGGGCTTATCATGCCCAATGATATCGCGCTCGTCTTGATGGACCGATTTGGTTACTTCATCTCGGGGCTTCTAATGCCCGTTTTTTTCTCCGTCGCCGGGCTCCGAGTCGACATCTTCAAGATAACAAAGTGGAGCCTCGTGTTTGTAGTTGTACCATTGCTTTTCACCGTTAAGATCCTTAGTTTCCTACCGATTTCACTTTTCACCAACATTCACTCTAAAGATAGCTTTGCTCTTGGCTTACTCATGACCACCAAGGGGATATGGGCCATTCTTGTTTGTATCACTGCTTTGGACAAAGGG gtTTTGCATGCTGGTGACTATGCTGTGACAgttatttcaattttgttaatGAACAGCATTATTGCTCCCACCATTGCTACCCTTTACAAGAGGACCAATCTGTTCATAAAATACAATAGCAGGACCATTCAAGAAGCTAGGAACAAAACCGAACTTCGAATCCTCGTATGCATCCATTCATATTGCAACGTACCAGGGATCTTAAAGCTCCTCGAAATATCGCACGGTTCCCGACACAATCAATTGACAGTGTTCGCGCTCCACCTCGTCGATCTCGCCGACCAGCCATCATCCGTGCTCATAGTGCACGACTCGCACAGCCCCCGGTTTGAAGAAACGAAAGCAAATGGTGCGCACCATGACTACGATAGCTCCGAGACGGACCAAATAGTCACCGCATTCAATGAATTCGAGAAAACGAACGACAACGTAAGTGTCCAATCGTTAACAACGCTGTCGCCTTTCACGGCAATGCATGGGGATATTTGTAGCTTAGCTGAAGACAAGTTCGTGGCACTCTTGATATTGCCGTTTCATAAGCATGCTACGACAGAACAGAGCCTCGAAGAGATTATCTCTTCATTTCCTAACATAAACCAAAATGTGCTTGACAATGCCCCATGTTCGGTCGGAATCTTCATTGACCGTGGGTTCGAAGTGACCAACGGTTCGGATCCTGACTACGGGGTACATGAAATAGCAATGGTGTTCATCGGCGGAGTCGACGATTGTGAAGCTTTATCTTATGCATGGAGGATGGCGAGGAAGCCCGGTGTTCTCTTAACTGTTATACGATTATTAGAAACCGATTCCCGCGATCAAAGGAAATCAAATGAACTCGACGACGATTGCATAAATGATTTCCGAATACAAACATCCAACGATGATTTCATTATATACGAAGAAAAGATTGTAAATGATGGGGAAGAACTTATTGAGGCactaaaagaaatggagaataAATTTGAGCTATTCATTGTAGGGAGACGAGACGGGCTAGACTCGCCGATAACATCCGAGTTACTTGACAGGATTGACTATCTGGAGCTCGGTATCATCGGCGACTTGTTGGCGGCATCGGATTCCGATACGAGCTCCATCCTAGTGGTGCAACAATTCGTTAATTTGATCGATAACAAAGTGATTGAAGATTTGATCGGGACACAATGGTTGTCAATGGACCGGACTGCAATGAACTTCGGGAGCCGGCGATTGTTGATGGCGACTAGCAATACGTTATGGATGTACTCGGAACAGAAACTGAAAGAGATGCATCATGTTGATGAAGGTGACGTTGACGACGGCGACGGCGTCAATCCCTAG
- the LOC105772771 gene encoding uncharacterized protein ycf23: MNSSSICMAISASSSNTSFNQCLNPFLGKLLPSKPNQNLRRTACVRVNTKALLSSSKQAVLNDFHERRALKIISGLQNFDRENVASVVTAADKGGATHVDIACDPDLVRLAIGLTSLPVCVSSVDPAAFSAAVEAGALMVEIGNYDSFYEAGVIFSPEQILKLTKETRSNLPSITLSVTVPHTLSLPDQVKLAEMLEKEGVDVIQTEGGKCSTPSKSGVLGLIEKATPTLAAAYSISRAVKIPVMCSSGLSAVTAPMAITAGAAGVGVGSAVNKLNDVIAMVAEVRSIAESLKMAAADQQITHTDRSFMM, translated from the exons atgaaTTCTTCGTCAATTTGCATGGCGATTTCAGCTTCATCTTCCAACACTTCTTTCAATCAATGCTTAAACCCATTTTTGGGTAAACTTTTACCTTCAAAACCCAATCAAAATCTCAGGAGAACAGCTTGTGTAAGAGTTAATACCAAGGCTCTTTTATCATCTTCAAAACAAGCTGTGTTGAATGATTTCCATGAAAGAAGAGCtctcaag ATTATCTCAGGTTTGCAGAATTTTGATAGAGAGAATGTGGCTTCTGTTGTTACTGCTGCAGATAAG GGTGGAGCAACTCATGTGGACATAGCTTGTGACCCAGATTTAGTGAGGCTTGCCATTGGCTTAACTTCTCTTCCT GTTTGTGTTTCATCAGTTGATCCAGCAGCATTTTCTGCAGCAGTTGAAGCTGGAGCTTTGATG GTTGAGATTGGGAATTATGATTCCTTCTATGAGGCTGGTGTTATTTTCTCCCCAGAGCAG ATACTAAAGCTAACAAAGGAAACAAGGAGCAATCTTCCTTCTATAACACTATCAGTTACAGTGCCTCACACACTTAGCCTCCCTGACCAG GTCAAGCTTGCAGAGATGCTGGAAAAAGAAGGTGTTGATGTTATCCAAACTGAAGGAGGAAAATGTTCCACTCCCTCAAAATCTGGTGTCCTTGGCTTGATTGAGAAG GCAACACCAACATTAGCAGCAGCATATTCAATATCAAGGGCAGTGAAGATACCAGTAATGTGTTCATCTGGACTTAGTGCAGTTACTGCTCCAATGGCAATTACAGCAGGGGCAGCTGGCGTG GGTGTGGGATCAGCAGTGAACAAGCTTAATGATGTCATAGCCATGGTTGCAGAAGTAAGAAGCATTGCTGAATCATTGAAAATGGCGGCTGCTGATCAACAGATTACACACACTGACAGGAGCTTCATGATGTAG